The following proteins are co-located in the Rattus norvegicus strain BN/NHsdMcwi chromosome 19, GRCr8, whole genome shotgun sequence genome:
- the Dcaf15 gene encoding DDB1- and CUL4-associated factor 15 has translation MAPSSKSERNSGAGSAGGGPGGTGGKRAVGRRREHVLKQLERVKISGQLSPRLFRKLPPRVCVSLKNIVDEDFLYAGHIFLGFSKCGRYVLSYTSSSGDDDFSFYIYHLYWWEFNVHSKLKLVRQVRLFQDEEIYSDLYLTVCEWPSDASKVIVFGFNTRSANGMLMNMMMMSDENHRDIYISTVAVPPRGRCAACQDASRAHPGDPSAQCLQHGFMLHTKYQVVYPFPTFQPAFQLKKDQVVLLNTSYSLVACAVSVHSAGDSSFCQILYDHTALPPAPPSSPGPWSPEAPAFPSLGVEVAPAQPSGAPEPSPAIAKAKEFVADIFRRAKEAKGSVLEEARLPSGLGPSNSRCRPSLELPAPSGEVVPRASPPAAEPTAPEPGYINYTKLHYVLQSGEGTEPEDEFEDDKISLPFVVTDLRGRNLRPMRERTDMQGQYLTVEQLTLDFEYVINEVIRHDATWGHQFCSFSDYDIVILEVCPETNQVLINIGLLLLAFPAPTEEGQLRPKTYHTSLKVAWDLNTGIFETVSVGDLTEVKGQTSGSVWSSYRKSCVDMVMKWLVPESSGRYVNRMTNEALHKGCSLKVLADSERYTWIVL, from the exons ATGGCGCCCAGCTCGAAATCGGAGCGGAACAGCGGGGCCGGGAGCGCCGGCGGCGGCCCTGGGGGCACCGGAGGGAAGCGGGCCGTGGGGCGGCGGCGGGAACACGTTCTCAAGCAGCTGGAGCGAGTCAAG ATCAGTGGGCAGCTCTCACCTCGTCTTTTCCGGAAGCTACCCCCCAGGGTCTGTGTGTCCCTCAAGAACATCGTAGACGAGGACTTTCTCTACGCAGG CCATATCTTCCTGGGATTTTCCAAGTGTGGCCGCTATGTCCTCTCCTACACCAGCAGCAGTGGGGATGACGACTTCTCCTTCTACATATATCACCTCTACTGGTGGGAGTTCAACGTCCACAGCAAGCTCAAGCTG GTCCGGCAGGTGCGGCTCTTCCAGGATGAGGAGATCTACAGTGACCTGTACCTGACCGTGTGTGAGTGGCCTAGCGACGCTTCCAAGGTCATCGTGTTTGGTTTCAA CACCCGCTCAGCCAACGGGATGCTCATGAACATGATGATGATGAGCGATGAGAACCATCGTGACATCTACATCAGCACTGTGGCTGTGCCACCTCGGGGCCGCTGTGCTGCCTGCCAGGATGCCAGTCGTGCCCACCCAG GGGACCCAAGCGCACAGTGCCTGCAGCATGGCTTCATGCTGCACACCAAATACCAGGTGGTGTACCCTTTCCCCACCTTTCAACCCGCCTTCCAACTCAAGAAGGATCAGGTGGTGCTGCTCAACACCAGCTACTCTCTGGTGGCCTGCGCTGTCTCCGTCCACTCAGCAG gtgacagcagtttcTGCCAAATCCTGTATGACCACACAGCTTTGCCCCCCGCCCCACCCAGTTCTCCAGGACCTTGGAGCCCTGAGGCTCCTGCCTTCCCCAGCCTTGGTGTTGAAGTGGCCCCAGCCCAGCCCTCTGGAGCCCCTGAGCCCTCACCAGCCATTGCCAAGGCCAAGGAGTTTGTGGCTGACATCTTCCGCAGGGCCAAAGAGGCCAAGGGTAGTGTCTTGGAGGAAGCTCGGCTGCCCTCTGGTTTGGGGCCCTCAAACAGCCGCTGCCGCCCATCTTTAGAGCTGCCAGCCCCAAGTGGGGAAGTGGTACCCAGGGCCAGCCCTCCTGCTGCAGAGCCCACAGCCCCGGAGCCTGGCTACATCAATTACACCAAGCTGCACTATGTGTTACAGTCTGGGGAAGGGACAGAGCCTGAGGATG AGTTTGAGGATGACAAGATCTCTCTACCCTTTGTGGTAACTGATCTCCGCGGCCGCAACTTACGGCCCATGCGAGAGCGGACAGACATGCAG GGCCAGTACCTGACAGTGGAGCAGCTTACACTGGACTTCGAGTATGTCATCAATGAGGTTATCCGCCACGATGCCACTTGGGGTCACCAGTTCTGCTCTTTCAGTGACTATGACATAGTCATCCTGGAG GTCTGCCCAGAAACCAACCAGGTCCTGATCAACATTGGCCTGCTGCTCTTGGCCTTCCCAGCTCCCACTGAAGAGGGCCAGCTTCG ACCAAAGACGTATCACACCAGTCTCAAAGTGGCCTGGGACCTCAACACGGGCATCTTTGAGACAGTCAGCGTGGGTGATCTAACTGAGGTCAAAGGACAGACCAG TGGCAGTGTCTGGAGCTCCTACCGAAAGAGCTGCGTGGACATGGTCATGAAGTGGCTGGTGCCAGAGAGCAGTGGCCGCTATGTGAACAGGATGACTAACGAGGCACTGCACAAAG GGTGCTCACTGAAGGTTCTGGCAGACAGTGAGCGGTACACTTGGATTGTGCTGTGA